The Plasmodium vinckei vinckei genome assembly, chromosome: PVVCY_14 genome window below encodes:
- a CDS encoding queuine tRNA-ribosyltransferase, putative has protein sequence MKKIKCHFLFLCKLLYLLFFAIKNETKIVSNESIPKKIQILPIYTKKYNREESSNLCKIRGAFEINKNNRGDKCRINAFINSLIDIKHGKFLSKCDHKIIKTEKSKYSSINDNYAWKYRKKKYTLFRIKTSYYDDINNSSMSHCFDYPGFDFTILKENDQGSNNGDENKSRLGIIKTPHGEIETPNFIFCATKACMKSTPINFIKDSKTQIILSNTFHLLIQPKPHIIFQLGGLHKFMNWDGPILTDSGGYQLFSMTYGSVSDEIKRKAKIRTGNRVNNNMNNMKDNGSSKYTHLDDISSTGKIKNGVSTIPNNGNSNVIIKINENGALYKSYFDGLIDILSPESSIQAQYLLGTDFSVVLDECTPYNVDKEYTEKSMHRSHRWYIRCLLEFYRANNMENYHDYLNNIYNKKYKTNKIWEKQEKKKQALYGIIQGGIYTDLRKKSCEVVCNLPFFGLCIGGCLGNNKEMMYSVIKQTMDFIRENCRNNNSKRKSKNKPIHLLGIGQIKDIFYGVKQGIDTFDCVIPTRLARHGYFLCKVKTINEVEKKLDRQIKKEYLKIKLNIFKLDNNPLEKDCNCYTCTNYTRAYLHHLFKIDDNLLGTLLTIHNVYYMNHLMQDIRQGIAQNNLNKVQEKWIQQ, from the coding sequence atgaaaaaaataaaatgtcattttttgtttctgTGTAAACTCCTTTATCTTTTGTTCTTtgctataaaaaatgagacTAAAATTGTAAGCAATGAAAGCATACCAaagaaaatacaaattttgcctatatatacaaaaaaatacaacagAGAGGAATCATCAAATCTATGTAAAATAAGGGGTGCGTTcgaaataaacaaaaataatagaggTGATAAATGCCGTATCAACGCATTCATAAATAGTTTAATTGATATAAAACATggaaaatttttatcaaaatgtGATCAcaagataataaaaacgGAAAAGAGTAAGTACAGTAGCATTAATGATAATTATGCTTGGAAATATcggaaaaaaaagtatacgCTATTTAGAATAAAAACGAGCTACTATGACGATATCAATAATAGTAGTATGAGCCATTGTTTTGACTACCCAGGTTTtgattttacaattttgaAGGAAAATGACCAAGGTAGTAATAATGGCGATGAAAACAAAAGTAGGTtaggaataataaaaactcCGCATGGTGAAATAGAAACCCCaaactttatattttgtgcTACTAAAGCATGTATGAAATCGACTccaataaattttataaaagattcaaaaacacaaataattttgtcaAACACATTTCATTTGTTAATTCAGCCCAAACCACATATAATCTTTCAACTTGGCGGTTTGCATAAGTTTATGAATTGGGATGGCCCAATTTTGACAGACTCGGGAGGATATCAACTTTTTAGTATGACATATGGATCTGTTTcagatgaaataaaaagaaaagctAAAATAAGAACTGGTAATAgggtaaataataatatgaacaatATGAAGGATAATGGATCAAGTAAATATACTCATTTAGATGATATATCCAGTAcaggaaaaataaaaaatggggTATCTACTATTCCAAACAATGGAAATAGTAatgtaattataaaaattaatgaaaatggcgcattatataaatcttACTTTGATGGTTTGATTGATATATTATCCCCAGAAAGTTCTATCCAAGCTCAATATTTATTAGGCACAGATTTTTCAGTCGTTCTAGATGAATGTACCCCTTATAATGTTGATAAAGAATACACAGAAAAATCTATGCATAGGTCCCATAGATGGTATATTAGATGCTTATTAGAGTTTTATAGAGCTAATaatatggaaaattatcatgattatttaaacaatatatataataaaaaatataaaaccaataaaatttgggaaaaacaagaaaaaaaaaaacaagcaTTATATGGAATAATACAAGGAGGAATATATACAGATTtacgaaaaaaaagttgTGAGGTAGTTTGTAATTTACCCTTTTTCGGATTGTGTATAGGAGGATGTTTAGGTAATAACAAAGAAATGATGTATAGTGTGATTAAACAAACAATGGATTTTATAAGAGAAAATTgcagaaataataatagcaaAAGAAAGAGTAAAAACAAACCTATACATTTATTAGGAATTGGGCAAATTAAAGATATTTTCTATGGAGTAAAACAGGGGATTGATACGTTCGATTGTGTGATACCAACCAGGTTAGCAAGACATGGctattttttgtgtaaaGTAAAAACTATTAATgaagttgaaaaaaaacttgacagacaaattaaaaaggaatatctcaaaataaaactaaatatattcaaacTTGATAATAATCCTTTGGAGAAAGATTGCAACTGCTATACTTGTACAAATTATACAAGAGCATATTTGCATCatctttttaaaattgatgataatttattagGGACATTACTAACCATACATaatgtttattatatgaatcaTTTAATGCAAGATATCCGACAAGGTATTGctcaaaataatttgaataaaGTACAGGAGAAATGGATACAACAATGA